The Paenibacillus beijingensis nucleotide sequence GGTCCGTAATCAGTCCGAGCAGGCCGATGACGACGATGCCCAGTACGATGCGCTCAGTTGCTAAATACCGCTGCGCCTGCATAATGCGGAAGCCGAGGCCTTCCGAAGCGGCCACCAGCTCGGCCACGACGAGATACGTCCACGCCCAGCCCCATGTCGTCCGGAACGTGTCGACCATTCCGGGCAGCGCCGCGCGGAACACGATGCTTTTCATCACTTCGCCCTTCGAAAGCCCGAGCGTCTTGCCGACTTCGACCAGCGACTTGTTCACCGTCTTGCAGTTGTCGGCGATCATGATCACTTCCTGGAAGAAGACGCCGAGGAAAAGAATGAAAAACTTTTGCAGGTCGGACGTGCCGAACCACAAAATCGATAACGGAATGAATGCAACCGCCGGCATATAGCGGATCAATCCGATCAGCGGCTCCCAGATCGCCTGCCAAGTGCGCGAGGTGGCCATCATCATGCCGATCGGCACCGCAAAGATGGTCGAAATGAGGAAGCCCATCAAGATCCGGTAAAAGCTGACGGCAAGGTCTTCAAAAAAGATGCCTTCGCGGATCTCATCCACAAGCGCCTGCAGCGTGTCGCCCGGCGTCGGCAGAAACAGCTTGTCGATCGTGTTCGAATAAGTGAGATAAGCCCAAATCGCGAGCACGAGGAGGATGCTTGCTGCCGAGATCGCCGAATATTTCTTCATATGTTACCCTCGCCTCCTGTTCAAGTTCATACCCAGCATCTGAAAAAGCTGCATGTTAAATATGGTTGAAGCCGAAGCCGATCGCTTCGTGCTCGAAGCCTTTCTTCGGAGCGCCGATCGTGCCGTAAACGCAGACTCCGATCCACTCCCCTTCATGATTGACGGCGC carries:
- a CDS encoding ABC transporter permease encodes the protein MKKYSAISAASILLVLAIWAYLTYSNTIDKLFLPTPGDTLQALVDEIREGIFFEDLAVSFYRILMGFLISTIFAVPIGMMMATSRTWQAIWEPLIGLIRYMPAVAFIPLSILWFGTSDLQKFFILFLGVFFQEVIMIADNCKTVNKSLVEVGKTLGLSKGEVMKSIVFRAALPGMVDTFRTTWGWAWTYLVVAELVAASEGLGFRIMQAQRYLATERIVLGIVVIGLLGLITDLLFAGLYKKLFPWKALEKAKG